The following coding sequences are from one Novosphingobium sp. KACC 22771 window:
- a CDS encoding hemolysin family protein codes for MTPFPWIDVLVIGGLVVLNGVFAMSELAIVSARTAKLRVLADRGNRGARAALDLTADPGKLLSTAQIGITLVAVVTGAFSEASLSTPVAERIAHWGIPLAYADRLASVLVLGLTTFVSLIIGELVPKQVALAHAERIAIIASPPMAMMARATAPLVWLLRVSSDAILGMIGVKTGEEQQVTAEEIHLVFAEATRSGVIEEEERAIMTGIMRLAERPVREVMTPRTEMDWIERGASESEVRAAIAESPHSLLPVTDGAVDNIVGVIKVREVLAQLLAGGRLDLESLIHKAEIVPDQIDAMDALRVLQNSGLSMALVHDEYGHLEGIVTPADLLSAIAGHFASYQDEGDSPLVVTREDGSLLISGALPADSLGDRFGIEVPETRDYATVAGYALSILKRLPKEGDHFVDQGWRWEIVDMDRRKIDKLLASRVEVLEEG; via the coding sequence GTGACACCCTTTCCCTGGATAGATGTACTGGTCATTGGCGGGCTTGTTGTCCTCAATGGCGTGTTTGCCATGTCGGAACTGGCGATTGTTTCGGCGCGCACGGCAAAATTGCGCGTGCTGGCCGATCGCGGCAACCGGGGGGCAAGGGCTGCGCTCGACTTGACGGCCGATCCGGGCAAGCTGCTTTCCACCGCGCAGATCGGCATCACGCTCGTCGCCGTGGTCACTGGCGCCTTTTCCGAGGCCAGCCTGTCGACCCCGGTGGCCGAACGTATCGCGCATTGGGGCATCCCGCTGGCCTATGCCGACCGTCTGGCCAGCGTGCTGGTGCTGGGGCTGACCACCTTTGTCAGCCTGATCATCGGCGAACTCGTCCCCAAGCAGGTGGCGCTGGCCCATGCCGAGCGCATCGCGATCATCGCTTCGCCGCCCATGGCCATGATGGCGCGGGCCACGGCGCCGCTGGTCTGGCTGCTGCGCGTGTCCTCGGATGCCATCCTGGGCATGATCGGGGTGAAAACCGGCGAGGAGCAGCAGGTGACCGCCGAGGAAATCCACCTCGTCTTTGCCGAGGCCACGCGTTCGGGCGTGATCGAGGAGGAAGAGCGCGCGATCATGACCGGCATCATGCGCCTTGCCGAACGCCCCGTGCGCGAGGTGATGACGCCGCGCACCGAAATGGACTGGATCGAACGCGGGGCGAGCGAATCGGAGGTGCGCGCCGCCATTGCCGAAAGCCCGCATTCGCTGCTGCCCGTGACGGATGGCGCGGTCGACAATATCGTCGGCGTCATCAAGGTGCGCGAGGTGCTCGCGCAATTGCTGGCGGGCGGAAGGCTGGATCTGGAGAGCCTGATCCACAAGGCCGAAATCGTGCCCGATCAGATCGACGCGATGGATGCGCTGCGCGTGCTGCAAAATTCCGGCCTGTCGATGGCGCTGGTGCATGACGAATATGGCCATCTGGAGGGTATCGTTACCCCCGCCGACCTGCTTTCGGCCATCGCGGGCCATTTCGCCTCCTATCAGGACGAGGGCGACAGCCCGCTGGTGGTCACGCGTGAGGATGGCTCGCTGCTGATTTCGGGCGCGCTGCCCGCCGATTCGCTGGGCGACCGCTTTGGCATCGAAGTGCCGGAAACGCGCGATTATGCCACCGTGGCGGGCTATGCCCTCTCGATTTTGAAGCGTTTGCCCAAGGAGGGCGATCATTTCGTCGATCAGGGCTGGCGCTGGGAGATCGTCGATATGGATCGGCGCAAGATCGACAAGCTGTTGGCCAGCAGGGTTGAGGTTTTGGAAGAAGGCTAA
- a CDS encoding OmpA family protein → MTKVRLATASFAIAALLATSGCVTDPNTGQQKVSRTAIGAGAGALGGMLLGGLIGGGTGRIIGAGIGGIAGGAIGYERDKQIKQLREQTAGTGVDIRPSDDGRSIMLSLPDGVTFDTGSYMLQPQFRPTLDKIAQSLKDYPNSLIDVYGHTDSTGSAQLNQTLSENRARTVGDYLGMQGVSQARIRTQGYGATMPVATNATPEGRAKNRRVEIKIVPITQEQVNAARGQ, encoded by the coding sequence ATGACCAAGGTACGCCTTGCCACCGCCAGTTTCGCCATCGCCGCGCTGCTGGCCACCTCAGGCTGCGTGACCGACCCCAACACAGGCCAGCAAAAGGTATCGCGCACAGCCATCGGTGCGGGTGCAGGGGCGCTGGGCGGCATGCTGCTGGGGGGGCTGATCGGGGGCGGCACGGGCCGCATCATCGGGGCCGGCATCGGCGGCATCGCCGGCGGCGCCATCGGCTATGAGCGCGACAAGCAGATCAAGCAGCTGCGCGAGCAGACCGCCGGGACCGGGGTGGACATCCGCCCGTCCGATGACGGCCGCTCGATCATGCTCAGCCTGCCCGATGGCGTGACCTTCGACACCGGCTCCTATATGCTCCAGCCCCAGTTCCGTCCCACGCTGGACAAGATCGCGCAGAGCCTGAAGGATTATCCCAACAGCCTGATCGACGTTTACGGCCACACCGATTCGACCGGCAGCGCCCAGTTGAACCAGACCCTGTCGGAAAATCGCGCGCGCACGGTGGGCGATTATCTGGGCATGCAGGGCGTCTCGCAGGCGCGTATCCGCACCCAGGGCTATGGCGCCACCATGCCCGTGGCCACCAACGCCACGCCCGAGGGCCGGGCCAAGAACCGCCGCGTGGAAATCAAGATCGTGCCGATCACCCAGGAACAGGTGAACGCCGCGCGCGGTCAGTAA
- the ileS gene encoding isoleucine--tRNA ligase, which translates to MTEKRDFRPTVFLPKTDFPMKAGLPQKEPGILKGWQEQDLYRRLRDARAGREKFILHDGPPYANGNIHVGHAVNHILKDMVVRTQSLKGLDAPYVPGWDCHGLPIEWKVEEEYRKKKKNKDEVPPREFRAECRAYAQTWVNAQREQLKRLGVNGDWDNPYLTMDFQAEATIVGELLKFAQSGQLYRGAKPVMWSPVEKTALAEAEVEYEDITSTQVDVAFELVEVPAAPELVGTKVVIWTTTPWTIPTNQALAFGRAIDYAQIRVGDQKYLIAEPLIEGFLKRIDEDGYDFLMYVKGPVLNGAKARHPMAARFPESEFFTKLRPLLAGEFVTVESGTGFVHMAPDHGEDDFLLCKANKINPVFAVEGDGKYRADWPWLGGEGSVINPKFNAPDGPICTALREEGGLLAASADYKHSYPHSWRSKAKVIFRCTPQWFVPMDKDLAPLSEADDMFDLATILSPDTLRERAKHAIAETRFVPEKGRNRIGAMVETRPDWVLSRQRAWGVPITLFVDRKTGEYLVDKGVNARIIAAIREEGVDAWDEARAQEYLGADYNAEDYERVTDILDVWFDSGSTHAFVMESGRWPDLLRPEGYRGPRADLYLEGSDQHRGWFQSSLLESCATRGHAPYKAVLTHGFTMDAKGMKMSKSLGNTVDPLKVMETYGADIVRLWALSVDYTEDHRIGDEILKGVADQYRKLRNTFRYLLGALDGFTDAEKLAVEEMPELERYILALLAKLDGELKVAVDAFDFNTYVRSLVDFCNEDLSAFFFDIRKDSLYCDAPTDAKRRAYRTVLDILFHALIRYAAPVLVFTAEEVWKSRSADEGSVHLLEWPVVPAVVDASEPRDLDGLSGIERKWQRLRSVRKRVLEEIEPFRREKVVGSSLEAEVIVGNDVATLRDLDEAGLAELFISARVAFVDARGLTINKTPHHKCGRCWRHLPEVAEDGDLCSRCNQVVSAMDAAQ; encoded by the coding sequence ATGACCGAGAAACGCGATTTTCGACCCACCGTCTTCCTGCCGAAGACTGATTTCCCCATGAAGGCCGGGCTTCCGCAGAAGGAGCCGGGCATTTTGAAGGGGTGGCAGGAGCAGGACCTGTACCGCCGCTTGCGCGATGCGCGCGCGGGGCGTGAGAAGTTCATTCTGCACGATGGCCCGCCCTATGCGAATGGCAACATTCACGTGGGTCACGCGGTCAATCATATCCTGAAGGATATGGTGGTGCGCACCCAGAGCCTGAAGGGTCTGGACGCGCCTTACGTGCCTGGTTGGGATTGCCACGGCCTGCCCATCGAGTGGAAGGTCGAGGAAGAATATCGCAAGAAGAAGAAGAACAAGGACGAGGTTCCGCCGCGCGAATTCCGCGCCGAATGCCGCGCCTATGCGCAGACCTGGGTCAATGCCCAGCGCGAGCAGTTGAAGCGTCTGGGCGTCAATGGCGACTGGGACAATCCCTATCTGACCATGGATTTTCAGGCCGAGGCGACCATCGTTGGCGAGCTTTTGAAGTTTGCCCAGTCGGGCCAGCTTTATCGCGGCGCCAAGCCGGTGATGTGGTCTCCGGTCGAAAAGACCGCCTTGGCCGAGGCCGAGGTCGAGTATGAGGACATCACCAGCACGCAGGTCGATGTGGCCTTCGAACTGGTCGAAGTGCCCGCCGCGCCCGAACTGGTCGGCACCAAGGTGGTGATCTGGACCACGACGCCCTGGACGATCCCGACCAATCAGGCTTTGGCCTTTGGCCGCGCGATTGACTACGCGCAGATCCGCGTCGGCGATCAGAAGTATCTGATTGCCGAACCTTTGATCGAGGGCTTTCTGAAGCGCATCGACGAGGATGGCTATGACTTCCTGATGTATGTGAAGGGCCCGGTTCTCAACGGGGCCAAGGCGCGCCACCCGATGGCCGCGCGCTTCCCCGAATCCGAGTTCTTCACGAAATTGCGCCCGCTGCTGGCCGGCGAATTCGTCACCGTCGAATCGGGCACCGGCTTTGTGCACATGGCCCCCGACCATGGCGAAGACGACTTTTTGCTGTGCAAGGCCAACAAGATCAATCCGGTCTTTGCGGTTGAAGGCGACGGCAAATATCGCGCCGACTGGCCATGGCTGGGCGGCGAAGGCAGCGTCATCAACCCCAAGTTCAACGCGCCTGACGGCCCGATCTGTACCGCGCTGCGCGAAGAGGGCGGTTTGCTGGCGGCCAGCGCCGATTACAAGCATTCCTATCCGCATTCGTGGCGGTCGAAGGCCAAGGTGATCTTCCGCTGCACCCCGCAATGGTTCGTGCCGATGGACAAGGATCTCGCGCCGCTGAGCGAGGCCGACGACATGTTCGATCTGGCCACCATCCTTTCGCCCGACACCCTGCGCGAACGGGCCAAGCACGCGATTGCCGAGACGCGCTTTGTGCCGGAAAAGGGCCGCAACCGCATCGGCGCCATGGTCGAAACCCGCCCCGACTGGGTGCTCTCGCGCCAGCGTGCATGGGGCGTGCCGATCACTTTGTTCGTTGATCGCAAGACGGGCGAATATCTGGTCGACAAGGGGGTCAACGCCCGCATCATCGCCGCCATTCGCGAGGAAGGCGTGGACGCTTGGGACGAGGCGCGCGCGCAGGAATATCTGGGCGCGGATTACAACGCCGAGGATTACGAGCGCGTCACCGACATTCTCGACGTGTGGTTCGATTCGGGCAGCACCCATGCTTTCGTGATGGAAAGCGGCCGCTGGCCCGACCTGCTGCGCCCCGAGGGCTATCGCGGCCCCCGCGCCGACCTCTATTTGGAAGGCAGCGACCAGCATCGCGGCTGGTTCCAGTCCTCGCTGCTCGAATCCTGCGCCACGCGCGGCCATGCGCCGTACAAGGCGGTGCTGACCCATGGTTTCACCATGGACGCCAAGGGCATGAAAATGTCCAAGAGCCTTGGCAACACGGTCGATCCGCTGAAAGTCATGGAGACTTACGGCGCGGATATCGTCCGTCTGTGGGCTCTGTCGGTGGATTACACCGAGGATCACCGCATTGGCGATGAAATCCTCAAAGGCGTCGCGGATCAGTATCGCAAGCTGCGCAACACGTTCCGCTATCTGTTGGGCGCGCTGGACGGTTTTACCGATGCTGAAAAGCTGGCGGTTGAGGAGATGCCTGAGCTGGAGCGCTATATCCTCGCGCTGCTGGCCAAGCTGGATGGCGAATTGAAGGTGGCGGTCGATGCTTTCGACTTCAACACCTATGTCCGCAGCCTCGTCGATTTCTGCAACGAAGACCTCTCGGCCTTCTTCTTCGATATCCGCAAGGACTCGCTCTATTGCGATGCCCCCACGGATGCGAAGCGCCGCGCCTATCGCACCGTGCTGGACATCCTGTTCCACGCGCTGATCCGCTATGCCGCGCCCGTGCTGGTGTTCACAGCGGAAGAAGTGTGGAAGTCGCGCTCTGCCGATGAAGGCAGCGTGCATCTGCTGGAATGGCCGGTGGTGCCGGCCGTCGTTGACGCATCAGAACCTCGCGATTTAGATGGATTGAGCGGCATTGAGCGGAAATGGCAGCGACTGCGTTCTGTCCGCAAGCGCGTGTTGGAGGAAATTGAACCTTTTCGTCGGGAAAAGGTTGTCGGCTCCAGTTTGGAAGCAGAGGTCATCGTTGGGAATGATGTTGCTACGCTTCGCGACCTCGATGAAGCTGGTTTAGCAGAGCTGTTCATCAGCGCTCGCGTGGCTTTTGTTGATGCACGTGGTCTTACTATCAACAAAACCCCTCACCACAAATGCGGCCGCTGCTGGCGCCACCTCCCCGAGGTGGCCGAGGACGGCGACCTGTGTTCACGCTGCAATCAGGTTGTGTCCGCCATGGATGCCGCCCAATGA
- a CDS encoding fumarate hydratase has product MAELVTIKEQDLIDSVADALQYISYYHPMDYIRALGDAYEAEQGPAAKDAIAQILTNSRMCAEGHRPICQDTGIVNVFIKWGQNCILESEMSLQDVVDEGVRRAYNNPDNKLRASVLADPAFTRRNTRDNTPCVLHVDMVKGSKIHVDVAAKGGGSENKSKFKMMNPSDSIVDWVLEMLPQMGAGWCPPGMLGIGIGGTAEHCVLLAKKALMEQIDMAQLKQRGPQNDLEALRIEIFDKVNALGIGAQGLGGLATILDVKIMDAPCHAAGKPVAMIPNCAATRHAHFTLDGSGPSYLETPKLDEWPKVHWAPDAAAKKVNLDMLTAEEVQSWKQGDRLLLNGKMLTGRDAAHKRIKDMLAKGEPLPVDFKGRVIYYVGPVDPVREEVVGPAGPTTATRMDSFSDLMLDLGLLASVGKAERGPKATESIANHKSAYLMAVGGAAYLVARAIKESKVVGFADLGMEAIYEFTVEDMPVTVAVDSEGKNVHQLAPNVWKEKIAAEGLLA; this is encoded by the coding sequence ATGGCCGAATTGGTGACCATCAAGGAACAGGATCTGATCGACAGCGTGGCCGATGCGCTGCAATATATCAGCTACTATCATCCGATGGACTATATCCGCGCCTTGGGCGACGCCTATGAGGCCGAACAGGGCCCCGCCGCCAAGGACGCCATCGCCCAGATCCTGACCAACAGCCGCATGTGCGCCGAAGGCCACCGCCCGATCTGTCAGGACACCGGCATCGTCAACGTCTTCATCAAGTGGGGCCAGAACTGCATCCTGGAATCCGAGATGAGCCTGCAGGACGTGGTCGATGAAGGCGTGCGCCGGGCGTACAACAACCCCGACAACAAGCTGCGCGCCTCGGTGCTGGCCGACCCGGCCTTTACCCGCCGCAACACGCGCGACAACACGCCCTGCGTTCTCCATGTCGATATGGTTAAGGGCAGCAAGATCCATGTGGACGTGGCGGCCAAGGGCGGCGGGTCCGAAAACAAGTCGAAGTTCAAGATGATGAACCCGTCCGATTCGATCGTCGACTGGGTGCTGGAAATGCTGCCCCAGATGGGCGCGGGCTGGTGCCCGCCGGGCATGCTGGGCATCGGCATCGGCGGCACGGCCGAACATTGCGTGCTGCTGGCCAAGAAGGCGTTGATGGAACAGATCGACATGGCCCAGCTCAAGCAGCGCGGTCCCCAGAACGATCTGGAAGCGCTGCGCATCGAGATCTTCGACAAGGTCAACGCGCTGGGCATCGGCGCGCAGGGTCTGGGCGGTCTGGCCACGATCCTCGACGTCAAGATCATGGACGCCCCCTGCCACGCGGCGGGCAAGCCGGTCGCCATGATCCCCAATTGCGCGGCCACGCGCCATGCCCACTTCACGCTGGACGGGTCCGGGCCTTCGTATCTGGAAACCCCCAAGCTGGACGAATGGCCCAAGGTGCACTGGGCGCCCGATGCAGCGGCCAAGAAGGTCAATCTCGACATGCTGACCGCCGAGGAAGTGCAGAGCTGGAAGCAGGGCGACCGCCTGCTCTTGAACGGCAAGATGCTGACCGGGCGCGATGCCGCCCACAAGCGGATCAAGGACATGCTGGCCAAGGGCGAGCCCCTGCCCGTCGATTTCAAGGGCCGCGTGATCTATTACGTCGGCCCCGTCGATCCGGTGCGCGAAGAAGTCGTCGGCCCCGCCGGACCCACCACCGCCACCCGCATGGACAGCTTCTCCGACCTCATGCTCGACCTCGGCCTGCTGGCCAGCGTGGGCAAGGCCGAGCGCGGCCCCAAGGCCACCGAATCCATCGCCAACCACAAATCGGCCTATCTGATGGCGGTCGGCGGCGCGGCCTATCTCGTCGCCCGCGCGATCAAGGAATCCAAGGTCGTGGGCTTTGCCGATCTGGGCATGGAAGCGATCTATGAATTCACCGTCGAGGATATGCCCGTGACCGTGGCCGTCGATTCCGAGGGCAAGAACGTTCACCAACTGGCGCCCAATGTGTGGAAGGAAAAGATCGCGGCTGAGGGGTTGTTGGCCTAA
- a CDS encoding metallophosphoesterase family protein, whose amino-acid sequence MTTLFHISDLHFGAEDRAALDWFRQEVAQEKPDAVICTGDLTMRGTVREFDAAGDYLLGLGVPVSIEPGNHDMPYYWEMVSRLRRPFARFEALRARAHSDLVLGDVTLASLPTVTPAQWRINWSKGYVKQPALNAALRLLEGAQGLKLAACHHPLVDADTHGTGSTRGGRRALSALAGAGVTAVLSGHVHDPFDLNLETENGPIRIIGAGTLSERTRATRPSYNRLDYTPETGLNVTVRAAG is encoded by the coding sequence ATGACCACCCTGTTCCACATCTCCGACCTCCATTTCGGCGCCGAGGACCGCGCCGCGCTCGACTGGTTCAGACAGGAGGTGGCGCAGGAGAAGCCCGACGCGGTGATCTGTACCGGCGACCTGACCATGCGCGGCACGGTGCGGGAATTTGACGCGGCGGGGGATTATCTGCTCGGCCTTGGCGTTCCGGTCAGCATCGAGCCGGGCAATCATGACATGCCCTATTATTGGGAGATGGTGAGCCGCCTGCGCCGCCCCTTTGCCCGTTTTGAGGCCTTGCGGGCGCGGGCGCATTCCGATCTGGTGCTGGGCGATGTCACGCTGGCCTCGCTGCCCACGGTGACGCCTGCGCAATGGCGGATCAACTGGTCGAAGGGTTATGTCAAACAGCCTGCCCTTAATGCTGCGCTACGCCTGCTGGAGGGCGCGCAGGGGCTGAAGCTGGCGGCCTGCCATCATCCTCTGGTTGATGCCGATACGCATGGCACGGGTTCGACGCGCGGCGGGAGGCGGGCGCTCTCGGCACTGGCGGGCGCGGGGGTGACGGCGGTGCTGTCAGGCCATGTGCATGACCCCTTCGACCTGAACCTTGAAACCGAAAATGGCCCGATCCGTATCATCGGCGCGGGCACCCTGTCCGAGCGCACCCGCGCCACGCGACCCAGCTATAACCGGCTGGATTATACGCCTGAAACGGGCCTGAACGTAACGGTTCGGGCGGCAGGATAA
- a CDS encoding DUF2497 domain-containing protein produces MRAQGEPSVEEILDSIKKVIARDNRGPSFAPRLGVADSHEDDVLDLAESDQYFHEEQAPAAPAADLISEPAISSMRESLAALAMMSQPSSRPQIVRSGETSLEGLVADLLKPALREWLDQNLPAMVERMVAAEIARIVGKKG; encoded by the coding sequence ATGCGCGCACAGGGCGAACCTTCGGTCGAGGAAATCCTTGATTCGATTAAAAAAGTGATCGCGCGCGATAATCGTGGCCCCTCCTTCGCGCCGCGTTTGGGTGTGGCCGACTCGCATGAGGATGACGTCCTCGATCTGGCCGAGTCCGATCAGTATTTTCACGAGGAACAGGCCCCCGCCGCTCCGGCCGCCGACCTGATCAGCGAGCCCGCGATCTCCTCCATGCGCGAATCCCTGGCCGCCCTGGCCATGATGTCGCAGCCCAGCAGCCGCCCCCAGATCGTGCGCAGCGGCGAAACCTCGCTCGAAGGGCTGGTGGCCGATCTGCTCAAGCCCGCGCTGCGCGAATGGCTCGATCAAAACCTGCCCGCGATGGTCGAACGCATGGTCGCCGCCGAAATCGCCAGGATCGTCGGCAAGAAGGGTTGA
- a CDS encoding acyl-CoA thioesterase — translation MAKPDPALLDPAGYPHICEVTTRYADLDPNNHINNVAMAAIIEDARVRFHMASGFAKAIPAGAQIMVVSLTIDYLAQAHYPHPLVIHSGLASVGERSLRLRHLLVQNGRPVALAEAVAVHVVGGKAVPLPETLRGTIEAWKCR, via the coding sequence ATGGCCAAACCTGATCCCGCGCTGCTCGATCCCGCCGGTTACCCGCATATTTGCGAGGTGACGACCCGCTATGCCGATCTGGACCCCAACAACCACATCAACAATGTGGCGATGGCGGCGATCATTGAGGACGCCCGCGTGCGTTTCCATATGGCCAGCGGCTTTGCCAAGGCGATCCCGGCGGGCGCGCAGATCATGGTCGTCTCGCTGACCATCGATTATCTGGCGCAGGCGCATTACCCGCATCCGCTGGTGATCCATTCGGGCCTTGCTTCGGTGGGCGAACGCAGCCTGCGCCTGCGTCATCTGCTGGTCCAGAACGGCCGCCCGGTCGCGCTGGCCGAGGCGGTGGCGGTGCATGTAGTGGGCGGCAAGGCTGTACCTCTGCCCGAGACGCTGCGCGGGACGATCGAGGCGTGGAAATGTCGGTAA
- a CDS encoding protein-L-isoaspartate O-methyltransferase family protein: MSEIQYAPQGAEAGTARRAMIDSQLRTCGVNEPWVLSALANVAREDYVPAANRAAAYIDRAVPLGNGRALPAPLFHGKVLGAAEPTAQDKVLVVTAGSDYLAAVVARLAGSVDKVDAADLAKGLPGTGYSLILIDGAAGEVPAVLTDALAADGRIVTGLVEKNVTRLALGRKVAGAVSFLTLADLGIPAIAELAAPKHWSF; the protein is encoded by the coding sequence ATGAGCGAAATCCAGTACGCACCCCAAGGCGCCGAGGCAGGCACCGCCCGCCGCGCCATGATCGACAGCCAGCTGCGCACTTGCGGCGTGAATGAGCCGTGGGTGCTCTCGGCTCTGGCCAATGTGGCGCGTGAGGATTACGTGCCCGCCGCCAACCGCGCCGCCGCCTATATCGACCGCGCCGTGCCGCTGGGCAATGGCCGCGCGCTGCCCGCGCCGCTGTTCCACGGCAAGGTGCTGGGCGCCGCCGAACCCACCGCGCAGGACAAGGTTCTGGTCGTGACGGCGGGCAGCGATTACCTCGCCGCCGTGGTCGCGCGCCTTGCGGGCAGCGTGGACAAGGTGGATGCCGCAGACCTCGCCAAGGGCCTGCCCGGCACCGGCTATTCGCTGATCCTGATTGATGGCGCGGCGGGCGAAGTGCCTGCTGTGCTGACCGATGCGCTGGCCGCCGATGGCCGTATCGTGACCGGTCTGGTCGAAAAGAATGTCACGCGTCTGGCGCTGGGCCGCAAGGTGGCGGGCGCTGTGTCCTTCCTCACGCTGGCCGATCTTGGCATCCCCGCGATTGCCGAGCTGGCCGCGCCCAAACACTGGAGTTTCTGA
- the lspA gene encoding signal peptidase II translates to MTTFAQTSPLKARLLGMGLAGVVFALDQIVKWAMIGPLDLPRVEQITLLPIFNFTWAENYGVSLGLLTAGSDLERWLLVGMTGAIALGVAVWILVERRIGEILPLGLVLGGALGNILDRVAKGFVVDYADLHFGSYRPFYIFNLADVAITFGVLIILARSFLSGKKRGHIKLDAAPSTPEN, encoded by the coding sequence ATGACCACCTTTGCGCAAACCTCCCCCCTCAAAGCGCGCCTGCTCGGCATGGGCCTGGCGGGGGTGGTGTTTGCGCTGGATCAGATCGTCAAATGGGCGATGATCGGCCCGCTCGATCTGCCCCGCGTCGAACAGATCACGCTGCTGCCCATCTTCAATTTCACCTGGGCGGAAAATTACGGCGTGTCGCTGGGCCTGCTGACGGCGGGTTCGGACCTCGAACGCTGGCTGCTGGTGGGCATGACGGGCGCGATTGCGCTGGGCGTGGCGGTGTGGATTCTGGTGGAGCGGCGCATCGGCGAAATCCTGCCCCTCGGCCTCGTGCTCGGCGGCGCGCTGGGCAATATCCTTGATCGCGTGGCCAAGGGCTTTGTCGTCGATTATGCCGATCTCCACTTCGGATCATACCGCCCCTTCTACATCTTCAACCTCGCCGATGTCGCCATCACCTTCGGCGTATTGATTATCCTTGCCCGGAGCTTTCTTTCGGGCAAAAAGCGTGGCCACATCAAGTTGGACGCCGCGCCGTCCACCCCGGAGAACTGA
- a CDS encoding TolC family outer membrane protein, which translates to MVLVAPIAHAEDLRSALAATYAGNPTLMAAREQLRAADAGVPLARADGLPSLNATATETEYVRQNPASTTNMPRMVTAVGTLSVPLYSGGGVKNAIRAADTRVVAGRNDLRATEAGVFTQAVTAYLDVIRTEAIVRLNRAQVQTLSTNLKATSDRFQIGDVTKTDVAQSQSRLAVAQGNLRSAEASLVQARETYIQIIGHEAGELTPPPPLPTLPDTPDDAVGLALEANPDLAAARERSKAAGFDSDVARAVRLPKVSMIANGNYTDYLGQLALRGDFPFPIAQSAATADVSIRATIPLYQGGRPSAQIKQAQAREGQAIDTEIATERQVIANVRASFSNYRAANEIIAASQTAVEAAELSLRGVKAENSVGNRTVLDILNAEQELVNAQVQLVTARRNAYVAGFSLLSAMGRVSGKDLGLDAGALYDPEIHYREARGELTDWGLDKVQGAGKPTRTVDTPAQNGSTFGN; encoded by the coding sequence ATGGTTCTTGTGGCGCCGATCGCTCACGCCGAGGATCTGCGCAGCGCGCTGGCCGCAACCTATGCCGGCAATCCGACCCTGATGGCCGCGCGCGAACAATTGCGCGCCGCCGATGCCGGCGTGCCGCTGGCGCGGGCCGATGGTCTGCCCTCGTTGAACGCGACGGCGACCGAAACCGAATATGTCCGCCAAAATCCGGCCTCGACCACCAATATGCCGCGCATGGTCACGGCGGTCGGCACGCTGTCGGTTCCGCTCTACAGCGGGGGCGGGGTGAAGAACGCGATCCGCGCCGCCGATACGCGGGTGGTGGCCGGGCGCAATGATCTGCGCGCGACCGAGGCCGGCGTGTTTACGCAGGCCGTCACGGCCTATCTGGACGTCATCCGCACCGAGGCCATCGTGCGGCTCAACCGGGCGCAGGTGCAGACGCTCTCGACCAACCTGAAGGCCACCAGCGACAGGTTTCAAATCGGCGATGTGACCAAGACCGACGTGGCGCAATCGCAATCGCGTCTGGCCGTGGCGCAGGGCAATCTGCGCAGCGCCGAGGCCAGTCTGGTGCAGGCACGCGAGACCTATATCCAGATCATCGGCCATGAGGCGGGCGAGTTGACCCCGCCGCCGCCGCTGCCCACGCTGCCGGACACGCCCGATGATGCGGTCGGTCTGGCGCTGGAGGCCAACCCCGATCTGGCCGCCGCGCGCGAGCGCAGCAAGGCGGCGGGCTTTGACAGCGATGTGGCCCGCGCCGTACGCCTGCCCAAGGTCAGCATGATCGCCAATGGCAATTATACCGACTATCTGGGCCAACTGGCGCTGCGCGGCGATTTTCCTTTCCCCATCGCGCAATCGGCGGCCACGGCCGATGTCAGCATCCGCGCGACGATTCCGCTCTATCAGGGCGGACGGCCCAGCGCCCAGATCAAGCAGGCGCAGGCCCGCGAGGGGCAGGCGATCGACACCGAAATCGCCACCGAGCGGCAAGTGATCGCCAATGTGCGCGCCTCTTTTTCAAACTATCGCGCCGCCAATGAGATCATTGCGGCCAGCCAGACGGCGGTCGAGGCGGCCGAACTCTCGCTGCGCGGGGTGAAGGCGGAAAACAGTGTGGGCAATCGCACCGTGCTGGATATTCTTAACGCCGAGCAGGAGTTGGTGAACGCGCAGGTGCAATTGGTCACCGCGCGGCGCAATGCCTATGTCGCGGGCTTCTCGCTGCTGTCGGCCATGGGGCGGGTGTCGGGCAAGGATCTGGGGCTGGATGCGGGCGCGCTCTATGATCCGGAGATCCACTATCGCGAGGCGCGCGGAGAATTAACCGACTGGGGCTTAGACAAGGTGCAAGGCGCGGGCAAGCCCACGCGCACCGTTGACACACCTGCCCAGAACGGTTCAACATTCGGCAATTGA